One Cucumis sativus cultivar 9930 chromosome 1, Cucumber_9930_V3, whole genome shotgun sequence DNA segment encodes these proteins:
- the LOC101205114 gene encoding oligosaccharyltransferase complex subunit OSTC → MLFLQLWKKGPNFNKYFPYSQLKKKKKKPQPKSHTTKFHSGGSLNPLRPIEMPPKSESSAQISSSAGSADSPISSVDPIFHILRILPFSFLRPPRLRLKLPTFTLPSPMTVYALVLLTYFMVVSGFVYDVIVEPPGIGSTQDPATGSVRPVVFLPGRVNGQYIIEGLSSGFMFVLGGIGIVMMDLALDRNRAKSVKVSYAFAGISSVVLAYVMSMLFIRIKIPAYLR, encoded by the coding sequence ATGCTATTTCTACAATTATGGAAAAAAGGgccaaatttcaacaaatatttccCATACTCgcagttgaagaagaagaagaagaaaccccAACCAAAATCGCACACCACCAAATTCCACAGCGGAGGATCTCTGAATCCACTCCGGCCGATAGAAATGCCTCCTAAATCCGAATCCTCCGCTCAGATCTCTTCCTCCGCCGGATCGGCGGATTCTCCCATCTCCTCCGTCGACCCCATCTTCCATATCCTCCGTATTCTCCCATTTTCCTTCCTACGTCCTCCGCGCCTCCGCCTCAAGCTTCCAACCTTTACCCTCCCTTCTCCAATGACCGTCTACGCCCTTGTCCTCCTCACTTATTTCATGGTCGTCTCCGGTTTCGTCTACGATGTAATCGTCGAGCCTCCCGGCATTGGATCCACTCAAGACCCGGCGACCGGATCCGTCCGACCCGTGGTTTTTCTTCCGGGTCGCGTCAATGGCCAGTACATCATCGAGGGGCTCTCCTCTGGGTTCATGTTCGTACTGGGTGGAATCGGAATTGTGATGATGGACCTTGCTCTTGATCGGAATCGCGCCAAGAGCGTCAAGGTTTCGTATGCGTTTGCTGGGATTTCTTCTGTTGTTCTTGCATATGTAATGAGTATGCTTTTCATTCGCATTAAGATCCCTGCTTACCTTCGTTGA